In the genome of Dermatophagoides farinae isolate YC_2012a chromosome 4, ASM2471394v1, whole genome shotgun sequence, the window attatccaatatcatcatcatattaattttattataaaatcATATCACACATCAGGAATGgcaacgagaaaaaaaacaatatatcATTTAATGGATGCCATGCCACATaaacatcaaacacacatacacacacacacacacacacacacacacacacaaagcaAATTGGAtagaaacaatttttcttttcttcacaATTATTAGAAAAATAACATACACTTGTTATTGGCCCTGCTTCTTCCACACATTTATTGTGTATATTTTTGTGTGGTGGTATATccgatgatcataatgataatagttttgaatcgaatcaaatctaattcaattcaatcaatcaatcatcatcatcatcattatgatattTGTATCCATTTTTATGAtggggatttttttttgttgggaTTACAAacatattgtgtgtgtgtgtgtgttagagTATCATCGAATTCGTATCAAATTTAATCGATGAAATCAAAAGATTTTTcgttctggttttttttcgtagtTGTTCCGAACAACTTGTTCACCATTTCTTAATTGTACAtctattttatatttattagaaaaaaaatacattacGTTCTGTggtttgttgtcgtcgtcgtagttgatgtttttgttgttgttgatcttataatcacacatacaaacatcgATCGTTGATCATTTGTCAAGGTTTCATCGTGTTgtaattattcatttgattggcAAGCAAATGGTATTCCATTCTCACATCACATggatatgattatgatgatagtcatatttatttatacgcccaattcatatttttgagtttcatagaaaaaattttttgttggttttggtgattaatggtggtggtggtggtggtggtgataactggttgattattgatcaatttattgTTTCATCTCAAAGGATTACCGAAAAAGACGAAATTTCTAATGctcgataattattattagagaGGATATATATAAGTTAAGATTTGTTTTTGAGCTATAATCAaggattgataataataatgatgatgatgatgatgattatgatgattattattattattatcaaaaaaataaattaaaaaatcctcccaaaataaaataagaatccaatcatatgatttgattattttgtttatacGATTCAAGTTGTTCATatagattcattttttcattcatttcacattctggatttttttgttttgattttcaatatatatattgacagtgacaaaaaaaaaaatgaattttatatttaaatCGTCAGATGGCTTtagtgtatgtgtgtgttttttatttataatctgaaaatgaaaaaaaaatgatgtgaatagttaatttcataataataatatataaattgaattttgatattgttgaaaattgaattgatatcaaatattaaattaaatacactggagaaaataaatatatcatCAGGTATTAATTTGTAAAATTTGagattgtaattttttttttacgacaAAGACAAAGTTGTAATGAAACAACCAAATCATGTTGATGGAAAATGGCCCGAATCGTTTTTGATTAACAAATCTAtacaaccacaaccacaacaaccaccaccaataccaCTCCAACTAGCAGCTTCGGGTAATTTTCCATTATCCGAAATGGATTTGATTCTTAAATTTAATTCACATCCAcctaattcaatttcatggCAACAAATTGAACCGGAAATAATAACGAAAGAGAATCTAATACGAATCGGTGTAAAAGCTAGATCTCCAATATTCAAGCATCAGATAATagtacgacaacaacaacaaaatccacAACATCATCTGCAGCAGCCATCGCTGAAAACAtcacaacatcaacaacaacaacaacaacagatgcGGTTTCAATCGAATCCCGATTATCAAATTaaagaaattgattgttttccaATAGtttatgaaatttattcacGATGTCCATCCCAATATTGGCGAAAtttaaatggaatttttattatggATCGAGGGCAAATTGCCATAATGTTTCCACGAAAATCAAtgacaacatcatcatctattccGACAGCGATTGTTTGGTTAGCCAATTTTGCCTatccattatcaacatcatcattacgtTCGAATCATTGgatcgaattgaatgaatcaattttgcaatttgatcaaatcatttcTATACAATTTGATTCGCCATTTCTATTTATATTGAATCGAAAGCTGAAGATTTTCTGTCTGAATATATTTACTGAATCTCATCAAATACAATTACCAatcgaaatgatgaatgatcattttcgAAAATTTATCGTAGGCAATGGCTTTCTAATTGCATTAAATACTAATCATCTAAATCCGAtagtttttgttcatcattatcaacaaattaataattcatcatcaacattgccGATTAATTTTAGCCCAAATAATTACagaaatctttttttatttgaatcaagTAAATTTCTTGTTCAGAATGGTAATCTTGAAGATCGATTCGTTGATATTGCTGGCTTTCGTGATGGTTTCGCCATTTTAACcgaaaaacaattgatctTTCTATATGGTCATTGTTCGAATCAAGTACGATTATCATTTCCATCAGAATTTTTACGTATCGATTTAAAAATTATGTTTTTTCGTACATTTCATGAATCATTTCATATGGATCGAATGTTTGCAtcgaaaaatcaattaattcttCTATcgaataatcataaaatgtTTGTTATCAATCTTGATCGACAATATGAACAAATTCCAACAACGATGAATACACagcatcaattttcaatttcgttCCTAAATGATCATCGAAATTTTCGACAAATTTATGCTCATTATTCTAACAATGATTTCGTTATCATTGgtcatgataatgacaaaaaaGATGAATGGCAAACATGGTTGGCTACTATTGAATCACAATCggccaatcatcaatcaatttttctacgaaaaacaacattatttCAATCGATATCCGATGCATATGCAATGTTTGTGAATGGTGAAACGCCTAATTTTGTCGAAACATTTGCTACCATTGACAATAATCTAATTATTTGCCGTGAACAACACCGATTTAATGATCCAACCAATGATGGTTCGATCCGATTATCGAttaaaaaatcgaatttattttatcgatTCTACTTTATGCCTCAATAAATGGAATTCAGAATCattgcaaaaatttttggcaAATTTTCCACCGAATATTATTCATGCATACTTACGTTATCTACATAATAATGGTATTTTTAACGTCGATTATGATTACTTCCTTTGGGTACGACGTTTCATTGATTCGATACAAAgttttgatcaattattttatcattctgCTGTATCCAGTAATCTtgaacaacagaaacaaaaacaacaacatggaaAATATTTAGTCATAGAAAAATTATCTGATATAAATacacaacaaacagaaaTACCGCCAACATTGTTCACACCGGTCAAGGTTGAAATACCGAATCAAAATCCGGTAACATATTTCAAtccaacattatcatcagcaaAAACCTCACCAATGGTGGCAGCAACAACCGTTCGAAAAGCACCAATTCGACAACGTATTTTACCACAGGAAAAACATGAacccacaacaacaacgatagtTCAACCTATACAACCACttttgaatcgaattgaGGATTATACTCAATGGCccattttgaatgatatttGTCATTATGATTCAAGATTTTTGACAGAAAATTTAGAACAAATATTCATATGTGATAATGGTCGTATAGctattattcaacaattatTCATCCGAAATTTTGGAATGATGACTGAAGgccaacaacatcatcaatcaataaaaccATTGAGTTTAATGGCAGAAAATAATTATCTCAGCTATCGATATGTAGCATGGTTTGCGACATATGTATATGAACGTAGTCCAATGGTACCATGGATTAATTTGGATCATCTTGATCAATCACGACGTATTGTATGGATAACCTATGATAATGGATGGTTATTTACAATggataatcaaaattgtcTTCGATGtagaaatatttttgtaCCAAGTTTTACTTCAATACCggcaaaaaatgaaaatgattgtgTGGAACGTTTTCgaaaattatttccattGATGGGTGAAGAAGAATGGCCCGATATTAAACGATGTTCTACAGGTGAAAGttatacattattattaactaaatcaaatgaattatttttatggAAATGGTTATTTAATCATTCGATTATATCGAATCCTGAAA includes:
- the LOC124490189 gene encoding uncharacterized protein LOC124490189, yielding MVRSDYRLKNRIYFIDSTLCLNKWNSESLQKFLANFPPNIIHAYLRYLHNNGIFNVDYDYFLWVRRFIDSIQSFDQLFYHSAVSSNLEQQKQKQQHGKYLVIEKLSDINTQQTEIPPTLFTPVKVEIPNQNPVTYFNPTLSSAKTSPMVAATTVRKAPIRQRILPQEKHEPTTTTIVQPIQPLLNRIEDYTQWPILNDICHYDSRFLTENLEQIFICDNGRIAIIQQLFIRNFGMMTEGQQHHQSIKPLSLMAENNYLSYRYVAWFATYVYERSPMVPWINLDHLDQSRRIVWITYDNGWLFTMDNQNCLRCRNIFVPSFTSIPAKNENDCVERFRKLFPLMGEEEWPDIKRCSTGESYTLLLTKSNELFLWKWLFNHSIISNPEKLRVWEGFLIHEEFMPTLFTVEDSDDDRQLIDIACFQHGFALLTSTLIFLFGRISPRLDFGKDYLPIIIRDTFERMINVNEQKTVNEPLKFARIFATRNRLLLLSEDGQLYYLQVDLFDGQNPNTYRLPKAHPPLLPIMSDQRMRVTDVFATNDCYSFLATMTDKYHKNRTRILVFLSRQSEQNLEFPECSFVETYGRSIPDAYSLWINGETPMLTTIPTTISLQKLQEQCQGFQNPNNPNNEIISIHNRAFYVDQLRIDLARKWPPERFTEIFSEYPINFAHAYLRYLHTGRFELDASFSQLQRRFMGDIQAAETVLRTINKTKTNAETKIRNNK